From a single Chloroflexia bacterium SDU3-3 genomic region:
- a CDS encoding PAS domain S-box protein, giving the protein MDLPLANHCKNEAAVSSNTPTIESLQAELARLHEENHRLQAQVVALRPFQILAERSHEAVLVTTLQGTIAFANHAYRKLYGFSDDEPLTGRDVVSHARHQDSGQFQKFFEQLLSTGYFHGAIEETKIDGTPFTGMASIFVISDEQNQPQQFISFFRDITDQQNNEQRLQIFDQMIENAPDGVAYMSSDRTFLYANSAFRSIIGRGDELLGMNGNDVLDLSQAEDIRGTLASTGKWSGRTNYRHKAGHLVPVAVTAFMLKTLAGESLIGLMVRDITAVVEAEAEHTAMQEQIIQAQQATLRELSTPLIPLAEGIIAMPIVGTIDSNRAMQILEALLEGISTHQAEKAILDLTGVKIMDTQVANALMRAAQAAKLLGADVTLSGISAEVAQTLVHLGVDLGTITTQRDLQQSIAAAFGHDQ; this is encoded by the coding sequence ATAGATCTACCCTTAGCCAATCACTGCAAAAACGAGGCAGCTGTGTCGAGCAATACCCCAACTATCGAATCGCTTCAGGCCGAGCTAGCCCGCCTGCACGAGGAAAACCACCGCCTGCAGGCCCAGGTCGTCGCGCTCAGGCCCTTTCAGATCCTGGCCGAGCGCAGCCACGAGGCTGTGCTGGTCACCACGCTGCAGGGCACCATCGCCTTCGCCAACCACGCCTATCGAAAGCTCTACGGCTTCAGCGACGACGAGCCGCTCACCGGGCGCGATGTGGTCTCGCACGCGCGGCACCAGGACAGCGGGCAATTTCAGAAGTTCTTCGAGCAACTGCTGTCCACCGGCTACTTCCACGGGGCCATCGAAGAGACCAAGATCGACGGCACGCCATTTACCGGCATGGCGTCGATCTTCGTGATCTCCGACGAGCAGAATCAGCCGCAGCAGTTCATCTCATTCTTCCGCGACATCACCGACCAGCAGAACAACGAGCAGCGGCTGCAGATCTTCGACCAGATGATCGAGAACGCCCCCGACGGCGTCGCCTATATGAGCAGCGACCGCACCTTCCTCTACGCCAACTCGGCCTTCCGCTCGATCATCGGGCGCGGCGATGAGCTGCTGGGGATGAACGGCAACGATGTGCTCGACCTCTCCCAGGCCGAGGACATCCGCGGCACCCTGGCCAGCACTGGCAAGTGGAGCGGGCGCACCAACTATCGGCATAAAGCTGGCCACCTGGTGCCGGTGGCCGTCACGGCCTTCATGCTCAAGACCCTCGCTGGCGAGAGCCTGATCGGCCTGATGGTACGCGACATCACCGCTGTGGTCGAGGCCGAGGCCGAGCACACCGCCATGCAGGAGCAGATCATCCAGGCCCAGCAGGCCACCCTACGCGAGCTTTCGACCCCGCTCATCCCGCTGGCCGAGGGCATCATCGCCATGCCGATCGTGGGCACGATCGACAGCAACCGCGCCATGCAGATCCTCGAAGCCCTGCTCGAGGGCATCAGCACCCACCAGGCCGAAAAGGCCATCCTCGACCTCACCGGCGTGAAGATCATGGACACCCAAGTGGCCAACGCGCTCATGCGCGCGGCCCAGGCCGCCAAGCTGCTGGGGGCCGATGTCACGCTCAGCGGCATCAGCGCCGAGGTGGCGCAGACGCTAGTGCACCTCGGCGTGGATCTCGGCACCATCACCACCCAGCGCGATCTGCAGCAGAGCATTGCGGCGGCATTTGGCCACGATCAGTAG
- a CDS encoding phospholipid carrier-dependent glycosyltransferase → MKLPPTAARWRIALLACAALAHLALLPALPLGLRGTLAQLILLLPGALLALWLLGDETDGCELALLALAGGVAFQSLALYGIYLLPAAMPWWLVLLPFDAAALAAGWRLLAASPRAAAPPPRAELLALAAVLLAGAAFRLPYLGHAEYQGDEARAILMAADAVRGREDILLWHSKGPVEILLPAAPLALLGAANEWAARLPFALAGLGVLLGAYVLGRRVLGSGLAGLVAAAALAFDGFMIGFSRLLQYQMVLALMAVAAVWCAWRFRQGAARPARLLLAVALFAATGLLAHYDGLFVLPALAWLAIAGGVQRRWRPAQWLRMLGPPLLLAAALLASFYVPFFLHEHFLRTLKYLGKRTGQTDGVALFNNLPAYYIRATFYSTAYQIIALGAALLAGMLAWLWRYGRPRPLGLAMAALLLLASVATLAGWPLALPSGLNLALLAFGLPLAALALSPATPAPLRAVLVWFAAPFLAESFVLGDPKTHFYTMYPACALLVGLAVAQLVGLLRRRARPLLWPLACGGAALALLAAPFLAIAYLRQSPEYRFTFGQKPAIYQAFTTTDLVAVGGFFGFPHSAGWRAVGELYRTGAMRGTFGSNEDYLIGHWYTRRAPRCDTSPDYYVLADIPFDQNKLPEDQIRQQFHLFATIRVGGEQKMQIYSRQPVPAPRELSLEQDGASYDQQLLVDVWQRHTMLDVTPAQHTGAQWPGGLTLKEYDLGLTALYGGQDNTLKLTWKAEQPIDREYTAALEIVDASGAVASAVAPPCVESPTTQWHTHKNNPVTYPWVVDDALAPGSYTLRLTLRESASGAVLPMADGAQSLDLATIQVRQR, encoded by the coding sequence GTGAAGCTCCCCCCCACCGCCGCCCGCTGGCGCATCGCGCTGCTGGCCTGCGCCGCCCTGGCCCACCTCGCGCTGCTGCCCGCCCTCCCGCTGGGCCTGCGCGGCACCCTCGCCCAGCTCATCCTGCTGCTGCCCGGCGCGCTGCTGGCCCTGTGGCTGCTGGGCGACGAGACCGACGGGTGCGAGCTAGCCCTGCTGGCCCTGGCGGGCGGCGTGGCCTTCCAGTCGCTGGCGCTCTACGGCATCTACCTACTGCCCGCCGCCATGCCGTGGTGGCTGGTGCTGCTGCCCTTCGACGCGGCGGCGCTGGCCGCTGGCTGGCGGCTGCTGGCCGCCTCGCCGCGCGCCGCCGCCCCGCCGCCCCGCGCCGAGCTGCTGGCCCTGGCCGCCGTGCTGCTGGCGGGCGCGGCCTTCCGCCTGCCCTACCTCGGCCACGCCGAGTACCAGGGCGACGAGGCCCGCGCCATCCTGATGGCCGCCGACGCGGTGCGCGGGCGCGAGGACATCCTGCTCTGGCACTCCAAAGGCCCGGTCGAGATCCTGCTGCCCGCCGCGCCGCTGGCCCTGCTGGGCGCGGCCAACGAGTGGGCCGCGCGCCTGCCCTTCGCGCTGGCGGGTCTGGGGGTGCTGCTGGGGGCCTATGTGCTGGGCCGCCGCGTGCTGGGCAGCGGCCTGGCCGGGCTGGTGGCCGCCGCCGCGCTGGCCTTCGACGGCTTCATGATCGGCTTCTCGCGCCTGCTGCAGTACCAGATGGTGCTGGCGCTTATGGCTGTGGCCGCCGTCTGGTGCGCCTGGCGCTTCCGCCAGGGCGCGGCGCGGCCCGCCCGCCTGCTGCTGGCCGTCGCGCTGTTCGCGGCCACCGGCCTGCTGGCCCACTACGACGGGCTGTTTGTGCTGCCCGCCCTGGCCTGGCTGGCCATCGCGGGCGGCGTGCAGCGGCGCTGGCGGCCCGCCCAGTGGCTGCGCATGCTTGGCCCGCCGCTGCTGCTGGCCGCCGCGCTGCTGGCCAGCTTCTACGTGCCCTTCTTCCTGCACGAGCACTTCCTGCGCACGCTCAAGTACCTGGGCAAGCGCACCGGCCAGACCGACGGCGTGGCGCTGTTCAACAACCTGCCCGCCTACTACATCCGCGCCACCTTCTACTCCACCGCCTACCAGATCATCGCGCTGGGCGCGGCGCTGCTGGCGGGCATGCTGGCCTGGCTGTGGCGCTACGGCAGGCCGCGCCCGCTAGGCCTGGCCATGGCCGCCCTGCTGCTGCTGGCCAGCGTCGCCACCCTGGCGGGCTGGCCGCTGGCCCTGCCCAGCGGGCTGAACCTAGCGCTGCTGGCCTTCGGCCTGCCCCTGGCGGCGCTGGCGCTCTCCCCAGCCACGCCCGCCCCGCTGCGGGCCGTGCTGGTCTGGTTCGCCGCGCCCTTCCTGGCCGAGTCGTTCGTGCTGGGCGACCCCAAGACCCACTTCTACACCATGTACCCGGCCTGCGCCCTGCTGGTGGGCCTGGCGGTGGCCCAGCTGGTGGGCCTGCTGCGCCGCCGCGCCCGCCCGCTGCTCTGGCCGCTGGCCTGCGGCGGCGCGGCGCTGGCCCTGCTGGCTGCGCCCTTCCTCGCCATCGCCTACCTGCGCCAAAGCCCCGAGTACCGCTTCACCTTCGGCCAGAAGCCAGCGATCTACCAGGCATTCACCACCACCGATCTGGTCGCGGTCGGCGGCTTCTTCGGCTTCCCGCACAGCGCCGGGTGGCGCGCGGTGGGCGAGCTGTACCGCACCGGCGCGATGCGGGGCACCTTCGGCAGCAACGAGGACTACCTGATCGGCCACTGGTATACCCGCCGCGCCCCGCGCTGCGACACCAGCCCCGACTACTATGTGCTGGCCGACATCCCCTTCGACCAGAACAAGCTGCCCGAGGACCAGATCCGCCAGCAGTTTCACCTGTTCGCCACCATCCGCGTGGGCGGCGAGCAGAAGATGCAGATCTACAGCCGCCAGCCCGTGCCCGCCCCGCGCGAGCTGTCGCTGGAGCAGGATGGGGCCAGCTACGACCAGCAGCTGCTGGTGGACGTGTGGCAGCGCCACACCATGCTGGATGTGACGCCCGCCCAGCACACGGGCGCGCAGTGGCCCGGCGGACTCACGCTCAAGGAGTACGACCTGGGCCTCACCGCGCTCTACGGCGGGCAGGACAACACCCTCAAGCTCACATGGAAGGCCGAGCAGCCGATCGACCGCGAGTACACGGCAGCGCTGGAGATCGTGGATGCCTCGGGCGCGGTCGCATCCGCCGTGGCCCCGCCCTGCGTGGAGTCGCCCACAACCCAGTGGCACACCCACAAGAACAACCCCGTGACCTACCCCTGGGTGGTGGATGACGCGCTCGCGCCCGGCAGCTACACGCTGCGCCTCACCCTGCGCGAATCGGCCAGCGGCGCGGTGCTGCCCATGGCCGACGGCGCGCAGTCGCTCGATCTGGCCACGATCCAGGTGCGCCAGCGCTAG
- a CDS encoding ribonuclease HII → MAPTVNEELRLRAAGHRVIAGIDEAGRGCWAGPVVAAAAVLPDAVLERPELLAGVDDSKALSAAQRDTLYARVTQAASAWGVGVVPAHVVDSHGILAATKVAMQVALLSLPALPDALLIDAVQLRDWPCPQRAIIRGDALCLSIAAASIIAKVTRDRLMTELGRHLPAYGFAAHKGYGTAAHASALARHGVTAQHRRTFRPIAALLDQMAESEQKRSITP, encoded by the coding sequence GTGGCACCCACTGTAAACGAGGAGCTGCGCCTGCGCGCGGCGGGCCACCGCGTGATCGCGGGCATCGACGAGGCCGGGCGCGGCTGCTGGGCCGGGCCGGTGGTGGCCGCTGCCGCCGTGCTGCCCGATGCCGTGCTGGAGCGGCCCGAGCTGCTGGCGGGCGTGGATGACTCCAAGGCGCTCTCCGCCGCCCAGCGCGACACGCTCTACGCCCGCGTGACCCAGGCCGCCAGCGCGTGGGGTGTGGGCGTGGTGCCCGCCCACGTGGTCGATAGCCACGGCATCCTGGCGGCCACCAAGGTGGCCATGCAGGTGGCCCTGCTCTCGCTGCCCGCCCTGCCCGACGCGCTGCTGATCGACGCCGTGCAGCTGCGCGACTGGCCCTGCCCGCAGCGCGCCATCATCCGGGGCGACGCGCTGTGCCTCAGCATCGCCGCCGCCTCGATCATCGCCAAGGTCACCCGTGATAGACTGATGACCGAGCTGGGCAGGCACCTGCCCGCCTACGGCTTTGCGGCCCACAAGGGCTACGGCACCGCCGCCCACGCCAGCGCGCTCGCGCGCCACGGCGTCACGGCGCAGCACCGCCGCACCTTCCGGCCGATCGCCGCGCTGCTCGACCAGATGGCCGAGAGCGAGCAGAAAAGGAGCATAACGCCATGA
- a CDS encoding tetratricopeptide repeat protein has product MQIWNIPTTHHILRVFPLVTALAIVLAGAQLVFRDEPDHDMRQGDAMFGAGRYYAAWQIYRSLASQHPSAQSMARLGMIQAVRGEHAAASRSFGSALRMGVAGRDYTLVRLYQGSSALAQGYYDDAIRSWRLIDDHADMAPYARVLEAEALLRGRNYAAAEQAFDGLRQARLPQEWRWAVQLRLATLRASDSAGEASALLGGIGGIAPALPDPLMVAPLLPKPSPAPDLLAAAIQGQPDERAMQLGQAYLSAGMAELALAQFDAVPSDSPLAVRAQSYAAYTRLRTGDAAGGIGALNALVRSHPNDTQLRAMLALASLETGDTKHAEVQVKVLRQIAPNSPNTYLAWAQWYAAQSEYIEASSSYQKALAAAPPDQRGTYLTETVRFHLTTTVRICENGRPAAQEAALLVDSSAAWAALAQAQIACGNFAEAERAASTAQQRDPRSAEASFYLGKALALRGQRGPAREALVAAADLAPDSDWRAKAEAQLSILGL; this is encoded by the coding sequence ATGCAGATCTGGAACATCCCTACCACCCACCATATCCTGCGCGTGTTCCCGCTAGTCACCGCCCTGGCCATTGTGCTGGCAGGCGCACAGCTAGTGTTCCGCGACGAGCCAGACCACGACATGCGCCAGGGCGACGCCATGTTCGGCGCAGGGCGCTACTATGCGGCGTGGCAGATCTACCGCAGCCTAGCCAGCCAGCACCCCAGCGCGCAGAGCATGGCGCGGCTGGGCATGATCCAGGCCGTGCGCGGCGAGCACGCCGCCGCCAGCCGTAGCTTCGGCAGCGCGCTGCGCATGGGTGTGGCTGGCCGCGACTACACGCTAGTGCGGCTCTACCAGGGCAGCAGCGCGCTGGCCCAGGGCTACTACGATGATGCCATCCGCTCCTGGCGCTTGATCGACGACCACGCCGACATGGCCCCCTACGCCCGCGTTCTGGAGGCCGAGGCCCTGCTGCGCGGGCGCAACTACGCCGCCGCCGAGCAGGCATTCGATGGGCTGCGGCAGGCCAGGCTGCCCCAGGAGTGGCGCTGGGCGGTGCAGCTGCGGCTGGCCACGCTGCGCGCCAGCGACAGCGCGGGCGAGGCCAGCGCGCTGCTGGGCGGCATCGGCGGCATCGCCCCCGCCCTGCCCGACCCGCTGATGGTCGCGCCGCTGCTGCCCAAGCCTAGCCCCGCGCCCGACCTGCTGGCGGCAGCCATCCAGGGCCAGCCAGACGAGCGCGCCATGCAGCTGGGGCAGGCCTACCTCTCGGCGGGCATGGCCGAGCTGGCGCTGGCCCAGTTCGACGCTGTGCCCAGCGATAGCCCGCTGGCGGTGCGCGCCCAGTCGTATGCGGCCTACACCCGCCTGCGCACCGGCGACGCCGCAGGCGGCATCGGCGCACTGAACGCCCTGGTGCGCAGCCATCCCAACGATACCCAGCTGCGGGCCATGCTGGCCCTGGCCTCGCTTGAGACCGGCGACACCAAGCACGCCGAGGTACAGGTGAAGGTGCTGCGCCAGATCGCGCCGAATAGCCCGAACACCTACCTCGCATGGGCGCAGTGGTACGCCGCGCAGAGCGAGTATATCGAGGCCAGCAGCAGCTACCAGAAAGCCCTGGCCGCTGCGCCGCCCGACCAGCGAGGCACCTACCTGACAGAGACCGTCCGCTTCCACCTGACGACCACCGTGCGGATCTGTGAAAATGGCCGACCCGCCGCCCAAGAGGCGGCCCTGCTCGTCGATAGCAGCGCGGCTTGGGCGGCCCTGGCCCAGGCCCAGATCGCCTGCGGCAACTTCGCCGAGGCCGAGCGCGCGGCCAGCACCGCCCAGCAACGCGACCCCCGCAGCGCCGAGGCCAGCTTCTACCTGGGCAAGGCGCTGGCGCTGCGGGGCCAGCGCGGCCCAGCCCGCGAGGCGCTGGTGGCGGCGGCGGATCTCGCGCCCGACAGCGACTGGCGGGCCAAGGCCGAGGCGCAGCTCTCCATCCTCGGGCTCTAG
- a CDS encoding superoxide dismutase: MAFELPPLPYDFAALEPHIDAQTMQIHHDRHHATYVNNLNAALEKYPELQAKPIEEILANINDVPSEIRQAVINNGGGHANHTLFWEIMGPNGGGEPTGALADAINSTFGGLAELKAKINDAGVKRFGSGWSWLVKDASGTLSVISTANQDSPISQGLTPILGVDVWEHAYYLKYQNKRPDYLSAWWNTVNWAKVAELYGA, from the coding sequence ATGGCTTTCGAACTTCCGCCGCTGCCGTATGATTTCGCTGCACTGGAGCCGCACATCGATGCGCAGACCATGCAGATCCACCACGATCGCCACCACGCCACATACGTGAATAACCTTAACGCCGCGCTGGAGAAGTACCCCGAGCTGCAGGCCAAGCCGATCGAGGAGATCCTGGCCAACATCAACGATGTGCCCTCCGAGATCCGCCAGGCCGTAATCAACAACGGCGGCGGCCATGCCAACCACACGCTGTTCTGGGAGATCATGGGCCCGAACGGCGGCGGCGAGCCGACCGGCGCGCTGGCCGATGCGATCAACAGCACCTTCGGCGGCCTCGCCGAGCTGAAGGCCAAGATCAACGATGCCGGCGTGAAGCGCTTCGGCAGCGGCTGGTCGTGGCTGGTGAAGGATGCCAGCGGCACGCTCTCGGTGATCAGCACCGCCAACCAGGACAGCCCGATCAGCCAGGGGCTGACGCCCATCCTGGGCGTGGACGTGTGGGAGCACGCCTACTACCTGAAGTACCAGAACAAGCGCCCCGACTACCTGAGCGCCTGGTGGAACACAGTCAACTGGGCCAAGGTCGCCGAGCTCTACGGCGCGTAG
- a CDS encoding 50S ribosomal protein L19, producing MSQQILNEIEQRQYKADIPSFRVGDTLRIGVRVVEGNRERVQEFEGVVISHRSGGINENFTLRRIASHGIGVERTFLLHSPRIENIRVVRQGKVRRAKLYYLRGLTGKAARIKERR from the coding sequence ATGTCGCAGCAGATTTTGAATGAGATTGAGCAGCGCCAGTACAAAGCTGATATCCCCAGCTTCCGCGTTGGCGACACGCTCCGCATTGGCGTGCGCGTGGTCGAGGGCAACCGCGAGCGCGTGCAGGAGTTCGAGGGCGTGGTGATCAGCCACCGCAGCGGTGGTATCAACGAGAACTTCACGCTTCGCCGCATCGCCTCGCACGGCATCGGCGTCGAGCGCACCTTCCTGCTCCACTCGCCCCGCATCGAGAACATCCGCGTGGTTCGCCAGGGCAAGGTTCGCCGCGCCAAGCTGTACTACCTGCGCGGTCTCACCGGCAAGGCTGCCCGCATCAAAGAGCGGCGCTAG
- a CDS encoding methyltransferase domain-containing protein has protein sequence MAGRDHNTQAQGGPAGIAYGVYARLVRWAFARFYRELAWTYDTVAAIVSGGQWPQWSLAALPFLRGRVLELGCGTGHLQLALASRPQHAAVGLDVSRQMLGLTRGRLARAGLAAPLVRASAGAVPLPTAAFDTVAATFPSEYIVAPAAVAEVARVLRPGGRLVVVLSAQLRGGGLYHRALDLLYRAALQRPVLAHDPPPAPTSLVGQRYAQAGFAVRELWHPAGGASLHIILAERPGAPQAHTEEGNPWHPL, from the coding sequence ATGGCTGGGCGTGATCACAACACGCAGGCGCAGGGTGGGCCAGCGGGCATAGCATATGGCGTCTACGCGCGCCTGGTGCGCTGGGCCTTCGCGCGGTTCTACCGCGAGCTGGCCTGGACCTACGACACCGTGGCGGCGATAGTCTCAGGCGGTCAGTGGCCCCAGTGGTCGCTGGCCGCTTTGCCGTTCCTGCGGGGGCGGGTGCTGGAGCTGGGCTGTGGCACCGGGCACCTGCAGCTGGCCCTGGCCAGCCGCCCGCAGCACGCCGCCGTGGGGCTGGATGTCTCGCGGCAGATGCTGGGCCTCACGCGGGGCAGGCTGGCCCGCGCCGGGCTGGCGGCCCCGCTGGTGCGGGCCAGCGCCGGGGCTGTGCCGCTGCCCACCGCCGCCTTCGACACCGTGGCCGCCACCTTCCCCAGCGAGTACATCGTGGCCCCCGCCGCCGTGGCCGAGGTGGCCCGCGTGCTGCGCCCTGGCGGGCGGCTGGTGGTGGTGCTCTCGGCCCAGCTGCGCGGGGGCGGGCTCTACCACCGCGCGCTCGACCTGCTCTACCGCGCTGCGCTCCAGCGCCCCGTGCTGGCCCACGACCCGCCGCCAGCGCCCACGTCGCTGGTGGGCCAGCGCTACGCCCAGGCCGGGTTCGCCGTGCGCGAGCTGTGGCACCCGGCGGGCGGCGCATCCCTGCACATCATCCTGGCCGAGCGCCCTGGTGCGCCCCAGGCCCACACCGAAGAAGGCAACCCGTGGCACCCACTGTAA
- a CDS encoding transcriptional regulator: MVLEHREQGETRQEILGLLRQNGSMTAAELSSALGIGAVGVRQHLALLERDNLVRIADVRRGIGRPSHLYSLTENAEQLFPKRYDKIALETLEFVEMLGGDEAINRLFAYRRGKLEKQYALQLADKTPRERVFALAEILNEQGYMCEVSQEPDGSVILTEHNCPIDCVARSYQQICSHELTLYESLLGTPIIREQNITEDDTCCRYRIPASAL, encoded by the coding sequence ATGGTGCTTGAACATCGCGAACAAGGCGAAACTCGGCAAGAGATTCTGGGCCTGCTTCGGCAGAACGGCTCGATGACCGCTGCTGAGCTCAGTTCTGCACTCGGGATTGGTGCGGTGGGCGTGCGCCAGCATCTGGCGCTGCTTGAGCGCGACAATCTGGTGCGCATCGCCGATGTTCGCCGAGGTATCGGCAGGCCTAGCCATCTCTACTCACTCACTGAAAACGCCGAGCAGCTCTTCCCCAAGCGCTACGACAAAATCGCCCTGGAAACCCTCGAATTTGTCGAGATGCTGGGCGGCGACGAGGCCATCAACCGGCTGTTCGCCTACCGCCGCGGCAAGCTTGAGAAGCAGTATGCCCTGCAGCTTGCCGACAAGACCCCGCGCGAACGAGTCTTCGCGCTGGCCGAGATCCTCAACGAGCAGGGCTATATGTGCGAAGTCTCCCAGGAGCCTGACGGCTCCGTCATCCTCACCGAGCACAACTGCCCGATCGACTGCGTTGCGCGCTCCTATCAGCAGATCTGCTCGCACGAGCTAACGCTCTACGAGTCGCTGCTGGGCACGCCGATCATCCGCGAGCAGAACATCACCGAAGATGACACCTGCTGTCGCTATCGCATCCCCGCTTCAGCCCTCTAG
- a CDS encoding S8 family serine peptidase, translating into MLSRRIFFVALGIVLMALPGAQASAQPSSQSTWPPATLNASIATDRVLVRLADGSPALPGAAPLFGQWYTAPVVPGTPPQQALAQTRARSSVVAAEQDYVIQISDAAVRTSSPAQPGAISGALASYQWHLRVTQAPAVWPLTTGAGVVVAVIDTGIATNAPDLGCHSFTSPYNAITGAEGLAAAQDDNGHGTHVAGTVAQCENNGMASGVTLMPIKACDESGSCLMSNVAKGIAWASSHGAAVINLSLGADCTGVGTGQWPDCSSDVVNDAIAMATAADVVIVAAAGNFGESTIDFPSNHPNVIAVGALDVLQQRTRYTNTGRGINLTAPGGDLFADVDGDGYADGVAQQTLGALCGMPSEFAWCLLQGTSMAAPHVSGAAALLRAAAPTATRGEIQAALESGATDLGVAGYDEIYGYGALQVQAALHILRPDIDMTTPPEQPTSGLHTTHSIYLPLLAR; encoded by the coding sequence ATGTTGTCGCGTAGAATCTTTTTTGTGGCCCTTGGCATTGTTCTCATGGCGCTCCCCGGTGCGCAGGCCAGCGCCCAGCCCTCCTCTCAGAGCACGTGGCCCCCTGCTACGCTGAATGCCTCGATTGCGACCGACCGCGTGCTGGTGCGCCTGGCGGATGGCTCGCCAGCACTGCCCGGTGCCGCACCCCTGTTCGGCCAGTGGTACACGGCTCCCGTGGTGCCCGGCACCCCGCCCCAGCAGGCGCTGGCTCAGACGCGCGCGCGCTCCAGCGTGGTCGCCGCCGAGCAGGACTATGTGATCCAGATCAGCGATGCGGCGGTGCGCACAAGCAGCCCGGCGCAGCCCGGCGCAATCAGCGGCGCCCTCGCTTCGTATCAGTGGCACCTGCGGGTCACGCAGGCCCCGGCGGTCTGGCCGCTCACCACCGGCGCTGGCGTGGTGGTGGCGGTGATCGACACCGGGATCGCGACCAACGCCCCCGACCTCGGCTGCCACAGCTTCACCTCGCCCTACAACGCCATCACTGGTGCGGAGGGGTTGGCCGCCGCCCAGGATGACAACGGCCACGGCACCCACGTGGCTGGCACGGTGGCCCAGTGCGAAAATAATGGTATGGCCAGCGGCGTCACCCTGATGCCGATCAAGGCGTGTGACGAGTCGGGCAGCTGCCTCATGTCCAACGTGGCCAAGGGCATCGCCTGGGCCAGCAGCCACGGCGCTGCTGTGATCAACCTCTCGCTGGGGGCCGACTGCACCGGCGTGGGCACCGGCCAGTGGCCCGACTGCTCGTCGGATGTTGTGAATGATGCGATCGCGATGGCTACTGCCGCCGATGTGGTGATCGTCGCGGCGGCGGGCAATTTTGGCGAGTCGACGATCGATTTTCCCTCCAACCACCCCAACGTGATCGCGGTGGGCGCGCTGGATGTGCTGCAGCAGCGTACGCGCTATACCAACACAGGCAGGGGGATCAATCTCACGGCCCCCGGCGGCGATCTGTTTGCCGATGTGGATGGCGATGGCTATGCCGATGGCGTGGCGCAGCAGACGCTGGGGGCGCTCTGCGGTATGCCGAGCGAGTTTGCATGGTGCCTGCTGCAGGGCACCTCGATGGCCGCGCCACATGTCTCGGGCGCCGCCGCGCTGCTGCGGGCCGCCGCCCCCACTGCTACTCGCGGCGAGATCCAGGCGGCGCTTGAGAGCGGCGCGACGGATCTGGGTGTGGCTGGCTACGATGAGATCTATGGCTATGGGGCGCTGCAGGTTCAGGCGGCGCTACACATCCTACGGCCCGACATCGATATGACCACCCCGCCTGAGCAGCCTACCTCAGGGCTGCACACGACACACTCGATCTATCTGCCGCTGTTGGCGCGCTAG